The Aquidulcibacter paucihalophilus genome has a window encoding:
- a CDS encoding (2Fe-2S)-binding protein, with the protein MYVCNCNGLRKRDVAAAIEAGATRPRDVFARNQCAVQCARCVCEMREMIQETRQSFAMAAE; encoded by the coding sequence GTCTGCAACTGCAACGGCCTTCGCAAACGTGACGTCGCCGCCGCCATCGAGGCAGGCGCGACGCGGCCGCGTGATGTCTTCGCCCGCAACCAGTGCGCCGTGCAATGCGCCCGCTGTGTCTGCGAAATGCGCGAGATGATCCAGGAAACGCGCCAGTCCTTCGCCATGGCTGCTGAATAG